From the genome of Anaerolineae bacterium:
GATATTGACAACGCGGGTGGAAGTAGCAGCCCGGGGGCGGATTGGCCGGGTCAGCCACGTCACCCGGCAATTCAATTGGCTCACCACGCTGGCGCGGGTCAGGTTTGGGCACAGCCGAGAGCAATGCTTCGGTGTAAGGATGTTTGGGTTTGGTGAACAAATCATCGGTGGCGGCGCTCTCGACAAGCTTGCCAACGTACATGACTGCCACCCGGTCACTGATGTGTTCAACAACGCTCAAATCATGAGAGATAAATAAATAGGTGAGGCCAAATTCACCCTGAAGGTCTTGCAGCAAGTTGAGGGTTTGGGCCTGAATAGAAACATCCAGCGCCGATACAGGCTCGTCACAGATGACCAGTTGGGGGTTAAGTGCCAGGGCGCGAGCAATACCAATGCGTTGCCGTTGCCCGCCACTGAAAGCATGCGGGTAACGGCTCATGTACTCTGGCCGCAACCCCACCACCTTCAAAAGTTCAGCCACCCGTTCTTCTAGCACTTTGCCGCGGGCAATGCCGTTCACCAGTAAAGGTTCGCCCACAATCTGCAACAGGTTCATCCGGGGATTGAGCGAGGCGAAGGGGTCTTGAAAAATCAATTGCATATTCTGGCGCATTGCTTTGAGCTGCGGCTTATCCAGGGTGGTCACGTTGATCCGGCCCATGTTACGGTCGGCAAACCACACCTCGCCGCCGGTAGGTTCGTAGGCCCGTAAAATAACGCGACCTGTTGTTGTTTTGCCGCAGCCACTCTCGCCAACCAAGCCCAGGGTCTCTCCTTCGCGGATGTGTAAACTCACCCCATCCACCGCTTTAACATGGCCAATTATTTTTGGCCGGAAAAAGCCGCGCTTGATAGGAAAGTGCATCTTCAGGTTGTTCACTTCAAGCAGTAATTTGTTGCTCGTTATCGCTTCGGCCAACGCTCTTTTCTCCTGTCTGTAACTTAATCACAGCAAAATTAAAAATAATAGGCCCAACCTTAACTTGGAATCGTAATTCCATTATAGTCCAAGAAGTTTTTAATTATTCGGATAATAACTAGAGCAATTCGGATAAAAACTAGATTTTGTTTTTTGTTGTTTTATCAGACTCATCCAAGCCAATTGCCAGAATTCTATTTTTTTTTACACTATAGGTAGAAGCTTGAATCAATTGGGAACGAGTAGTGACCGTGGAGCACAAAGATACATTTATAGCCCAGGAACAAAACTCTCTCAGCAGCAAGCCATCAAAACATTTAACCATTGGTTATCTGGCTCCGCAGATAGAGGATGAAGTTGGCTTTGCCTTTTATTCGGGGGTGGCCCGGGCGGCTGAAAAGCATGGGGTTAATCTGATCTGTTTTGCCGGCGGCATATTACAAGATCCGCAAGGATTTCATGCCCAGGCTAACGCGCTCTACAACTTGGTCAGTGCCGGACGCGTAGACGGGTTAATTAGCTGGACTTCGTCTATGGGGACATACATTGATACCGAGACACACCGCAAGTTTTACGAACGCTTTCACCCTTTGCCCATTGTTAGCCTGGGGCAAAACTTTCCGGGCCTTCCGTCGGTGTATAAAGAAGATGCCCAAAGTATGCAAGCTTTAATGGCTCACCTCATTGAAGAACACGGCTACCGGCGATTAGCCCTCATCCGCGGTCCGGAACACCATCGAACTGCCCAAACACTATACGATGCCTATCTTGACGTGCTGAAATCGTACGGATTGCCGGTTGACCCCCGCCTGATCGCCCCACCCGGCGATTGGGCCCAGTCCACCGGCCGTGACATGATCCGGGTTTTGTTTGACGAGCGGGGCTTGCAGCCGAAAGTTGATGTTGAGGTTGTAGTAGGCGCCAGCGACCTGTTGGCTATTGGCGCCCTGAAAGCGCTTAAACAGCGCGGCATTCAGGTTCCCGGTGAAGTGGCGGTGGTTGGTTTGAACGACTCGAAAGAGGCGCGGGCGGCTAACCCTCTTTTAACTTCGGTCACGGTTCCCTTCCGCGAACAGGTCAACTATGCGGCTGAATTATTAATGGCTATGATTGCAGGCCAGGACATACCCGCCCAAACTGCTTTGCCGACCAAGTTGGTTGTGCGCCGTTCATGTGGTTGTGCCTCCCAGGCTGTCTTACAGGCCTCCGCCCGCATTGCCGCCGAAACCGGTAACCACGGTTCAACTCCGCCCACTTTTCAGAATCTTACGGCAATGTTGGTCTCGCATCGTACGATGATTATTGCTGAGATGGTTCAAGCCTTGCGCATTTATACCGGAGAGCAGGTTCACCATTGTGCAGAACAATTGTTGGATAC
Proteins encoded in this window:
- a CDS encoding ATP-binding cassette domain-containing protein, which encodes MHFPIKRGFFRPKIIGHVKAVDGVSLHIREGETLGLVGESGCGKTTTGRVILRAYEPTGGEVWFADRNMGRINVTTLDKPQLKAMRQNMQLIFQDPFASLNPRMNLLQIVGEPLLVNGIARGKVLEERVAELLKVVGLRPEYMSRYPHAFSGGQRQRIGIARALALNPQLVICDEPVSALDVSIQAQTLNLLQDLQGEFGLTYLFISHDLSVVEHISDRVAVMYVGKLVESAATDDLFTKPKHPYTEALLSAVPKPDPRQRGEPIELPGDVADPANPPPGCYFHPRCQYRVDRCEIESPTLREIAPEHFVSCHRAKELQLAGVLSSVKSVV